The Terriglobus roseus region GCCATGGCAAGACGGCGTGTAACGAGCATCGTAGACGTCCCCTGAGAATGTTTGAATATGCGGAATTATCGCAGGAGAACGAGATTTGGGATAGCGATTTACTGCGCCGATATCACTGCGGAAGGACAAGTTCGTCCATCGCCATAAACTCTTTCAGCACTGGATCATCGCTGTGTTCCAGCTCTTGCAGTGTTCCGAAGAAGCGCGCCGTGCCCTCATGCAGAAAAAGAACCCGATCTGCCAGCTTTTTTGCGAAACGCATGTCGTGTGTGACCACGATGCTGGTGAGGTGAAGCTGTCGCTTCAGGCGTTCGATCAGGTCGCCAAGGAGATGTGCGATCAGCGGATCGACCATGGTGGTGGGTTCGTCGTAAAGGATAGCCTCCGGCTGCGATGCGAGCGCTCGCGCAATAGCGACGGAGCGTTTCATGCCGGTGGAAAGGTCGCTGGGTAGCAGATCATCCATGCCCGCGACGCCAACCATCTCAAGCAGCCCCTTCACGATCTGGCGGATCTGCTCCTCATCGAGATCGTTCTTTTCGCGCAGCGGGAAAGCCACATTTTCGCCTACGGAGAAAGAGTCAAACAGTGCGCCGTTTTGAAAGACCATGGTGACCTTGCGGCGAACCTCGAGCATCTGGCGCTCGTTGAAACTGCAGATGTTTTCACCGGCAACGCGGATGGTTCCTTGGTCGGGCTTCAGAAAACCCATCAACATTTGCAAGGAAACAGACTTGCCCACGCCAGAGCGACCAAGGATGCAGAGCGTTTCTCCGGGGCGTACAAAGAAGCTGACATCTTCCAGCACCTTGAAGCTGCCGAAGGACTTGTAGACGTGCTCGAAGGCGATGTAGGGCTTGTTGCCCTCATCAATGTTGGTCTCGTTCTGCTCGGCTGCCTGCTCGAAGAACTCGCCTACCTCTTCGGCGACATCCTGCGAGACGGCCTCCACTAGCGGTTTGTTCAGATCTTCTTCGCTGGTGTTCTCCGCAGTCGCGTGGATGCCCTCGTGGTTCGGCTGCAACTCCTCGACGTGTTCCGCGGGCTCCTTTTGCGAGCCATTTTCCTGTGTGCCGTCTGCCATTTCTTATTCAGATGCGCGTTGCGGAAAAGCGTTCTCCGTGCGCAGCAACTCCTTCGCAGCCTCGAAATCGTCCGGCGTGTTTACGTTCGTGAACCAGATCGACGCCGTGAGTTCGTCTGTGATTTCTTCCGCGGGAAGAACACACATGCCCTGCGGGCAAACTGCTTCAGCGGCATCGCGCAGCACCGGCAACAGTGTACGTCGGCCTTGTTGCACAGCTTGCGTAACGACTTCGCGCGTCGAGCGATGC contains the following coding sequences:
- a CDS encoding ABC transporter ATP-binding protein gives rise to the protein MADGTQENGSQKEPAEHVEELQPNHEGIHATAENTSEEDLNKPLVEAVSQDVAEEVGEFFEQAAEQNETNIDEGNKPYIAFEHVYKSFGSFKVLEDVSFFVRPGETLCILGRSGVGKSVSLQMLMGFLKPDQGTIRVAGENICSFNERQMLEVRRKVTMVFQNGALFDSFSVGENVAFPLREKNDLDEEQIRQIVKGLLEMVGVAGMDDLLPSDLSTGMKRSVAIARALASQPEAILYDEPTTMVDPLIAHLLGDLIERLKRQLHLTSIVVTHDMRFAKKLADRVLFLHEGTARFFGTLQELEHSDDPVLKEFMAMDELVLPQ